Within Lytechinus variegatus isolate NC3 chromosome 15, Lvar_3.0, whole genome shotgun sequence, the genomic segment ttgtaaataggtgtcttctagacacctaaatagtactgtatgggatgaaattaagatggtgtttccagtcactttatatttcatattttgaagcactaaataatgatttttgaacgcaattttttttcagggcttcattttggtaaaatatacaggtgacaagtgtgaccttctatctcagattttttaaaagtcaaaccaatgttaaccaatcacttaaATCATTTCAGAAGAGATATCTGGATTTGTAGCCTAAAGGCCCTatatagtctgctgtgcaaaccctaaactggagttaagggtctgaatgtgcagccttgCTACTcgtgccttgtgtactgaatgCCCTCAATTAAAACATCAAAGTTTGTATTTGCTAGTCTTTGCACAGAGACTCAcctgttgatcaaagtttcaattagggtctgtgtctgcagactaTGAAAGGCCCTGACTGTCTGGGACTTGTGTAATAAAGATGTCTCCtctcaaaattcatattttgcaaGACTCTGTTGTAAGACCTATTTGTTGATTAAATTCAAACTCTATTTTTTAGATGTGCCAGCAGACATCACAAAACTGGCTTTCAGGGAAGTTGCAAGATGGATGTGGGTTTCagttttagattttatttttggTGTGAATTGGTGACATTAAAACAAAGTCTTATGACAGTCCTTATTTTGAGAAGGAAGAGTGTTAGGATGTGAAAAGAAAGCTTGAATTATATAGCAATACTGTAATAATTCTTAAACTTGAgagattttttgaagaaaaaaaatcaatgtgaaAGGGGTCAGTGCTCCAGTGTTACTTTCAAAGTAAAATCCCTCTAGAGCTCGACCACGACCGCACATGAGAATTTCTCATGCCCCCTCTACAGACTTTCAAAGTGAAATCCTTCTAGAGCTCGACCACGACCGCACATGAGAAATTCTCATGCCCCCTCTACAGAAACGCAGTGGGTTGAAAACTACCTCTTACAAAGCATTtattaaatttatatatatgcaTGGTTTGTAATTTAATTTTAAGTGTATAAGTATTTTTTGGATGTGTGCTTAATTAATAATCTTATGTGAAATGACCCATTATTTTTAATACTCATGGTTAAGATGATAATGCAACAAGGCTATTGAAGTGTCTGAAAACAAGTCGTATTTGCTGGGTGATTTCACACAACTTTGTAAATACTTTTGTACCAGCTGGAAGCCTATGGGGTTCGTTTTGATCatatatgtaggggaaggcggggtaagttgtgacagtttttgctttttgcatgttagaattgatatgattaataatcttgttgaaataagtaccttgccttgaaatttcattcttctgaaatattttccacctatatataactttctaccccaacactgaaagtcatcgtgacctttgaaaaaaacgatgtcaaatggctcaacttgccccatatatggggtaagtttgagccaccttctggggtaagttgagccacaaaaactatgtacaaaatgtatggggggaaaaccagcatgtcaattatttgtttaaagtcttttcacttgctaattctctataaatactaacatcctgtaaaaggaaaagagcagtcatgtaaatttgctcctttcagcctgcattccaatctatttttatggtttgtttgttttttaagatacattaccataggaattaccatggctcaacttgccccatgctgtttggctcaacttaccccagtccgcacttagtgcgataattttgtatccacacatttattatgcatccatcatataaaagactatgacaagaatgaagatccatacctggactaataatattgttatcatgtctttattatatttaaagacgtgtgtgtttataaagcacttatctatttcacactcttttttacttttttggctgaaattcatatttttccctctaaaaaactactttttgtttcaaagttggaaacaatgtggtggggttaggggttatgctatgggtcatcaatacatgacaccgccacaatgtctgactcattcattattggcctggggctggtggctcaacttgcccctatgctcaacttaccccgccttcccctactcatGCTTACTCTCATATTATGTTTATAGGCATGTTGTTTGGGgtgttttttgttaaaaatgtataGAACTTAaggattttcaaaatattctcaGAGgatgaacaaaaagaaaaagatgtgtTTTTGACCATATGCACATTTTTCCCCAAGGAAGGGGGGGTGCAATGAAACATGAAATTTCCAttgttctttattcatttatttcatgatggaaaataatattcaaattgacAACAATATACTAGTACACTTGGAGATGAGAAAGACATAGTAGGAACTAAGCATAAATAACAATGTTTGAAGCGCAGCACAGTCCCTTTTataatatatgataataataataactgtatttttacccagggtagccacttcagttccgaaaactgttctcccagcaggccctgctattattattacctgacttagctaggctacctattcagctTCACACGGCTTTCttaggaattacttcctgccggtacccatttacctcacctgggtcgagtgcagcacactgtggatgaattccttgctgaaggaaagatAAGAAGTTAGTTGAAGTAAGACACAACTTCAAATTGTCAGATTTCCATCCTGTGGGCAACTCACAATTTCAAcatcatatttgtttttattctgcTATTCTTCTGAAACATGAATGCTTCCGTGATTGTCTTGCTTGGTTTTATTTGATGGTTTTCCTTTTGGCTCTGTTCCACCTTTGCAACAGCAACTAATAAGAGACCTGTCTTGAAGGGTGACtgtcacaaaaattgtaatTGATTGGAATTTGAGTGCTAGATAAACTTTTGGTCCTCAGATCTTTTGTAACTTTATacttttacaattgattgttggggggggggggtatttcacaaagattttagtatgacttagagttgcacttgAACGCCTAGTTGCGTGCATTGTATGCCAAGAGGATGTACACCACTGTGTATTagtcaataagatcgcgcgttgcatattcaattcaatacgtatttatatttcactcataaaaagaaattaacaaagtacaaatatatAATCAGATAAGATAGATGACatgaatatacaataaaatcCAGTTAACATGAGTGAGGGCAGTGGCAAGAAAGAACGAGCCTTATAAACGCCAACCCAAGATacttaataaaataatttgaaataacataATTACACTATCAATTAGGAAAACAAAATACCGTCCAGACCCtagacaaaaacaaaactacAATACAAGATACAAAAAGAGCCTACAATATTAATGCAAATGACAATGATCCAgtaaaaagttttatatttctttttgaaaacttAGACATTTACTGTTAGGAATTTGGCAAGGAATGGAATTCAAAATGACAGTACCCTGTTAAAATATTGATTGTTTATACAAAGAGGTTTAAAAAAATGGCAAGTGAAAGATTGATGCATTCCTAGTCCTATGCATGTGTATGAATACTTGCTGTGCATCTTCAAAGATAGTACTCAATTCACTAATTACCGGCTGTAGTGATGACTGGTATGGGCgttattacatgtacttactATCGCCTTCTTTGAAGTACTCTTCATTCAATAGAGTTTCTATTTGACATATTCTGCCAGACATAACTAAGTTAATAAATTTAATATATATCCTCATGCAAGTAAATAATACTTGCATGGAGACTCACCTGTGTAACTTGTGTAacctattttgaaaaaaatcttgataAGTAGTTGATTCTAGAAATCATCATGTTGGTGCAAGAACGCCCTTAACACCACACTTACGCGCGTCGCATGCTTGCAAAAACACCCCCAAGCAGCATGCACATGTGCATTGCGTAAGGGCGTTATTGCACCTATGTGATGAAATATGTCTTCCGTGCATAATCATTGAGCCGATACACTCATTGGGAGAATATATCCGTGACCTAAAGATGACTTGCAGCTATTGTTTGGTGAAGCTGATCATATCTTTAGGTTGAACTTGATAGTAGCCATGTGAGGACTAATACACCATACCACTCACCGCAACATGTCATTCGGCGCTTTCTCACTAAAAACTTTTTGGAAAGTTAGGGTGTGTTCAAGCTAGTGTTTAACGCCAGGTTTCAAACGTGAATCAcatatcaaatatcaaataaaatcagGTTAACGATGAGAGAAAGAGATATAGCATTCAAGGGATATTCCTTCAGCTCTGATTTCCATACATTTCAAGTCATGCCACTGCATACCTTATGATGCAGTGTGATCTAGGAAGTTGTTTGAGTATTCGCAATGATTTCTGGGGCCAAGTTGCAGAAAGAATTACATTCTAACACAATTCTCAATTTCAATATCAAGTCCCTAAAGGGAAATGTTTGATTGGTTTGATAtcgagttgcgtttgattgcatcTCTTTGTTGAAACAGTCCCCTTGACCATGAGGAAGATACTACAATAATGTTATGAAGTCATtgcaatatttgttttattcaaattattgtatttattatcATGCTTTCCAGAAACATTCTTCCTAGAGTTATTTgattctgctttgaaaaaaagttacaactgaaaatgaatcatttgaatttaaccttgattttaaataCGAAAGTGTATGAAAAACATGATAGTTCAGTACAAACTATTCACCTAAATGAAACTCTAGGATAATAATTACAACTGTTAAAATCCTCCATTAATGGTGAATGATAGGAAAAAGTCATCACCTTCAAGCCCAGAAGAACGTCAATTTTGTAACCTTTTAATATCCATTTCTGACTGTCAATCGAACAGATTATTCTGATCATGATGAAGAAGCGTTAGGAGCTAACCTTAAGATAGCTAACAGCATTTTGTGCTTTCTCAATGAGGTAATCACTCAGATCTTGATATCACCttctttttatattaaaaaattctCGATTTGTTATGTGTTTGTCTTTCGCACTAAGTTATCTTTAGGGTAGAAGAGGTTTACATCGACTGattatttctgtaaatggaACTGCAAGTCGGTACAGCTTGGTTTTGTCGAGGAATTTGAATCCTTTCTCTGAAAAACTCTAAGATTTTTCTGTGGATTGGCAATTTTCAGGTGATTTTGGATTAGTGGAAATAGGACCGGTAGGATCTAATTCCCTTGCCCCGACTGAGTAATACAGGGATGAGCCTCTATCTCCTCTGATCTATCTTCCCCCTCTCTGACTCTCTCTCACTTCTTGTATCTCACCCCCTTCTCTCTTCACCATGTGGAGAGTCGTCACAGCTGTCTGGATTAACACATTAAAAACACAGGGCTTCCACCGGGCCATGGTAGCAAAGAAAATAACTTGCTGTTCCTACACACAAGTCCAACTTCAGAGTCATTCATAGCTCTGTATACCCCGTGGAATCGTTTCAGTACATCTGACATGAGTTTACAGATCCATCGTGTTTACGGTTGGAAAATCCTGTAGTAGCCTGTCCTCCCAGATGCTTTCTGGAATCATCTGTGAAACATTCACACATCtggatttatttgaaattcatgtaGGTTACGTTTGAAATGATCTGTGGCAGTTCGTCCATAGGGAAACTATGAAGGATCATTCTTTTAACCATCTGAAGGACATCAATGGCCCATTATTGAGGTCACATAGACAGTGAGCTTTAGCAGTTTGTCCAAAGTGGCTCCTGTCAACGGCTTCAGATGCATTGGTTGTACATTACAGATGTATTTGTGTTTTATCTGACCATCATACTGTTGCAGTTTCTTTATCAAAGATCCTTTCTTTTTGTGCAGTTATCGTAAATTCATTTCGGAGGATAGGAATCCAGTTTGGACCGATGTTCAATGACCAGTGCTGGCTGGGGATTCTGAAAGTGGGGGCCACATGTTTACAGCATGTAGTCCTGTCAGCCATTGCTGCATTTTATTTTGtggttgaatttaaatattgtgtcaACCCAGAGTTGTACCCCATGTGGAATCATAGTCATCTCATCTTGGTAGAATCCAGTATTTAATCTATTTTGAGAGTTCAGAAATGTTAGATCCAGGATGGTTGATCTCGCTATGATGGCTAATTCATTTCAGCTACACAATGCTCACAGGGATGAACTGTATATCTAGGAATGTCATAACAATAGTAAACCAGGATTTTCTTGCAAGTGTAGAAGTATTTAGCATCGAGCTAATTgctctttttgtttgttttgtgacaTTTCTCTATTACCGCTGCGTGAAAGATGTATTTGTTGAAGTTATGGAACaggaaaataaatttttatagGAATTCATCTCTGGAGTTTAATCACAGTCTAATTCATTATTATCTTCTGATGCATCGTCTCTACTCTCTACAGAACTTTGATTTTGTATAGCAAGTATAGCTCTTACACTTGAAGTTATTAAGCTGATCTTATAAAAAGAAGTACAAGAACACATGAATTGTACACAAACCCGacacacatttcttatgttgTGAAGTGCCTGTTCAGGAAGAAAGAGAACGAGTCTAGATTCGCTGAGCCAAGAGCTGAAGCTTGTTACGTCGAGCAGAAATAAATTATCAGAATTATGCTTCTATTTTGATAACTGCAGAAGGAAATATGAGAGTTTAACAGTctcaaaaaacacaaaatatcatGCATCAATGATGTAGCAGGTTTGATGCATGCATGCTTCATTAATCAATCAAGCAATCAAGAAACAATTTTATGGaattctcaaaaaaaaattgtatcacTCCACAAGAGAAAATGTTTGGAGGCAGTTTGCAGCGATGAAGACCGATTTCTACTCCAGATACTGATAATGATGGTTGTATTATTGCAGATATTTTGTGTAATATCTTTGGCTGCTGTCTTATTGCTTGTCTTTGTAAGctatgtctttttttctctctctctttgaatCATCCCAGGTAATGTTGAATTGAAAGTGTCATTCTAAAGAATGCTTGGTGTTTTAGATGTGTGCGAGGTTTGctgtatattttcttgtcagTTCTGTTTGAAATGCAGTTGAATATTGACTCGCTTCCTGATGTTAAGTCTCTTGTCTCTCACATTTGTACATGGATTTTAGTAGATGATCATGATCTTCTGTTTTTCCTTCTATTGTCATCCTGCAAGTGATTTACTGTTTTAGAATCCTACAAATGTCTGAAATATTATTCTTGCTGATGATTTTTGCTCTTGGATCGTGGTGAAGGAACTATTTCTTGATTCTCAACTTAAGCTCTAAATTCACGAGAGCTTTACAATACATAGATGATGGTGAAGACATTGCTGAATGTCGGAAGATATCAGATTGATCTATTTGATGGATAGTGTGCTAAATGTGACAGATTCCTAAGTTTTAATGAGTAGATCTTCCTTACGATTCTGAGACTAATCCACCAATTGCCTCATCAATATCAAGTCGTGCATGTGAGTTTTAACGCTTCATGCGAGTACTTGGTGGGGCGTTTTCTGTTTCATTCTCAGATCAGATCAGtaagtgcaaattatgtatcCATGAGTTGTCAGTGGTTCTTGTCGTTGTTCTGTCCAATTTAGTTCAAATGTTAAAGTGGCACACTCTCACTATAACAGGACTAGTTCTCATCTGTTTGTTCAGTCACTGGGTGGATTTCAACTTGATGATGCCATTGCCCTTTAAATATATCCTCCATTTGAATTTATTGGAATTCTTGAGTGATGCAGCTCACTTACACACTCGATATAGATTAACACTTATCATCTGTGAATGTTGCTGCTGAATGATGTTTAATCTGATGAAACAGGAGACAGCTGCTTGGGCATGCAGGAAAGCTGATTCAACCATGACATAAAGTTCTTCCTGAACTAACTGGTCAAGAAACTTTTCTTACCGTTCCCACCCAATATCCATTTATAATAGAATTTCCCTTTATATTGAAAGCATTCTTCCTTGGTTATAATCTATAGggctttttttctctatttctgcattgaattcatttgttttaatttgattttgtagTCATGGCAACAATTTTGATTTCTTCTTGGCTGCCTCAGATGAAATACTGATGTGAATAGCTGTATCACAACATGGTCTAGTGTGTTGTGCTGGTGAGGAAGGGCTGTTCAGCATAAAAATGACAAGTGGGTACACTAGATCTTAATGAATCTCTGTGACTATTGATCTTCAAAGGCTTATATTCAAATCCATGGTGATTATTCTACATTGCAATAGAGATCATTAATCCTACAGCTTAGTGTGAACTTTTGACATAGTGACTTTAGAATGTGTGGATTGTTGATGTGAAAGATATTCTTCAAACGGTTCTTGTGAGAGCCATGAGCCACCGGAAGAGCTACTCCTTGAGCCCTGAGCCAAGAGAGAGACTCCCATCTTTCACTGATGAAGGAACATACAGAACTCATTCAGAGGAAAGTGAAGCGAGTCCTACGTTGACTGGCGGAAGCCGGACTCCAGGGAGCATTGGAGGAGAGGGGTTTAAATATGAAGTGGGCCAGGGCAATGTTTTCCAGGACGTCCAGAGCTCTGGCATGAGAAGAGCAACAGGACACCTGGATGGGTCACCTTTGAAGGAACCCATAATTCAGACAAATAGTAATAATGCCTGCAACCTGGAAAGCTATTATTTCTTTGACAACATTGACACGGGTAAATGTGAAGAAACAGTGAAGGATAGGAGCAACTTTAGAGACATCTTTAGGAAAGTATTAAATGAGATTAGATCCGGAAAATCACCAAAAGCAACTCCTACAAAAGCTGCAAGGCAAGATGACATCACTGCAGGAAGTAGGCTGGAAGGGGGCCATTCGAAGATGACTGGGAAACAGGAAAAGAGAAGGTATAGTAGTCAGTGTGGGCACAATTTTGGATCTGAATCAGGTGCGATTGATGAGAGAACAGCCACAAATGAATTGCCATGCGCCCATGATATTGATAACAAGCACGTTGGAAAACGGGACATGAATATATCTTCACAAATGGAAAACACTGAAATCAAAAGTGGAGGAAAATATGGTTGTTCGTCCAATTCTTCTGAAGTTCAAAGTGTAGGCCAAACTGTAATGCCTGGAAATATATCGCAAGGAAATTTTGGGGATGGGCACCTTGCTTCTACAGCTGACAATTCTTGTCAAGTTCATCCTGATCTGGCCACAGATTCACTTGAAAATTATGACAGCTCAAGTGGCCAAGCCAAGTTTCAACTTGGTGATAGTGATAAATCTAACAACAACCTTCGTGTTAGTTCCAAAACGTCAATAGACACCGACTGGATTTTCGGTTTGTTTCCGTCAGATCACAAACAATCATTTCAATCTAATAATTCCCACAATGAAGACGTTAATTATTCAGATGAAACAACAACTGGACAAAGCAAAAGAACCGCATTGGCTGAAGAATTTGTCCAAGATAAAAGCAATAGTTCATGTAGTGCAATAAATAGTGCAAAACACAGTGCTTGTTTGAAAGAGAGCAAAACGACCTCTAGTGCAATACCAATAGATGGCGAGGGTGAACTTGGCAAAGACtctaatgaaaatgatgagaaCTCTGGTAATGATTGCGGGAGAAAAGTTGAACAGATTGGAATTGTTGCCATCCCAGATGTCCAGGTTAGCTTATGTGAGGATGTAGATCTTGTTGGAAAGACAGAATCTGAGAGCCATGAGAAACTTGATTTGGgggatgaaaaacaaaagtcCGGTGGTGACCTGGTTGTGGATCGCATCCAATTCTCTCAGGTGGTTTGGACGGTGATGCGATACCTCAGTGACACCGCTCTAGAGGTAAGTCAGAACGTCTTCAAAGTGTTTGAGTGTGGTCTAGATacctttaaaaataattattgttaatGTCAAATTTTCTCAGGTTAGCCACTACTACTAAAACTGTTGTCCCCTGCTGCTTAActtgattgttattattactccggctttagctgggctgcctaggggcttaaacattcaaggaatttaGAACttctgggtacccattcattgCACCTGGGTAAAAGTGGCAAacgtagataaatgccttgttCATCTACAACACCCCTACATTTTAATGTTCTCTTGTGAGAAAGGGCAAACTGAATGGCAACTGAATAACTTTATTGATTGGAAACAAGTGAGAGAAATAGTTTGACACTTAGTCTATGAACAAAAGTTGCAGGAGGGAAGCGGTATATTGTACTGCCATATCACGCAAGTCCTGCCTTTGTTTTGTGAGCCATGTTCGCACCAGCGTGACATCGCTATTGTTCAAACCGCTGTCAACTACTCCTTGAAGGCAAGAAAAATTTTGAACACAATCAAAGGGTTATGCATACAAAATATAGCAATTACTGAGGTTTGATCTCTTGCTTGGCTAGGAATTTCTTGTGCCTGAAGTAATTACTTTTAACCAATCGCTACTTTTTATGGATCTGACCCAATGTCTGCTCATTCATGGTTCATCGTCAGTTGACATTTTGAAAGACTATATGGTATATCATCAGTAGAGGGAGACATTCGGCAAatagatttgattttgattgagtATCATATATGAATGTTGGTACCGGGTCTGGAGAGTGATAAACTTGACTTATCCCAGAATTGCTTACAAATGTAATTGGTAAATGGGTACTGCCTAACATAGCAACATATGTTTTGTTATTGCGTTGGAATAATACAATGAATTTGATATGGGGCCCCTTACAagtaaaaaaaacttgtatCATATGTTTTGCAGGTCTTTcaattcttatttcatttccattcaaaacataatacaaagtaatatgaagcaatacaaatcaagtacaatttaatagggcattcttacttcgtaaaatggaaaaaaaaacagtataatatagagcataaatggaaatgaggtcTCATCATGGAAACTCAAGATATTAGGAGATTCAATTTCTCCTGTGAAATGCTTTTTTAGTCTATTCCTCCATAACTTCttggcaatttttttatcacagtGCAAGCTGTGTCTGAATCAGAAATGAATTTTACTTGGTGTTTcagtttttcaaagaaaaaaatgatcaatAGTCAATTGTGAGGTTAGATATTTTATCCATACCCATCCAAGAAAGGGAAGAATattataactttaaaaaatgaattgttaaTAGAATGGAGAGTTCTGCAGTTAACACCATGTTACCACAAACACTCCAGTCTTACATGCAAACCATTAAAGAATTGAAAATAGTTCAAATTACCATATCAGGGCTCGTGTTGTCAATGACAGATTGCTTTGAAACACCCACAATACAATATGAATGTGAAAAGGCCTGagcatattttttctttttttttatattcctgaAATGTCAAGTTTTCTCTGTGAATTccttatgatttcatttttttcctgtaattGTATGTGATTGTTATACATGTTGATGTCATCACTCATAGGCTTTTGAGGCTGGCCGTTGGTTTTGACAGGTgtgttttttaataaagaataaaactaaACTATGTTGCTTTGATTTTGcagtttacccccccccccttccctacTCTTGGTGATCTCTGTCTAGAACacatattttattctattctatcgcatttgttttctttgaatattctcaagcataatatcattatgCTGTGACACATATTTCAagtattcaatcaattttaatctactaaaattgagatttttaatagattaaaatgataaaaacggGGGTTGCAGCGTGCACCTGTAATCCAAACTGTATGAGAAAGTTACTGACTGATACAGAGGTTCAAGCTCTGGGCCCCGTCTAACAAAGAGTCGTTATCGATCCAATCAactacaactatggaaagccagcaatgtcagtatctaaaatacatgtgtacgtgttcaaaatatttcctagaTATTATGTGTATttatacattcactgttttcttgacaattcagtatgcttctcgttgttttcaaaggaaattGTGATGATTTTcttaagaaaaaattatgacattgatggattttcatatactttaggttgatcggatcaattgtgaTTCTTTGTGATACCAGGCCCTAGACAAGTCTTTCAGATAGTGACATTAAATGTCGGTTgcagacataaataatcaaatctgatTGATACCGACACACATTTTAATCCATTTGGcatgatgataacaatattcAGCTTTTAATCAGCTGTAGATACATTTGAAGGTAATCTCCAAGCGCATTGCCAATTTATCATCAGCCTGATCTTCAGATACTAGTGGGGGAGGGATTCATTATTCCAACAAGGCTTTCCATACCACTGAGGAAAATCTTATACTTgacaaattatcaaaaatttgtCCTGGATATGACCAACTTCAATTTAACTCTAGAAGAACAAAGTTTGATCGTCATGTATAGACATTTAGAAAAAAGTAATTTACATGTTTATGAAGCAACAGAAATATCTCTTGATTTGCATGAGTATCCTAATATAGATATTCCCAAAGATACATCGTAGGGGATTTATGATTTCTGAGTTTGTTTCTCAAAAGGAGTCCACATATAATTAAAGAAATAGGTCCTTCTGATCCTACATGCATCTGCATATCAAGGTTATAGGATACTAATATTAATAAGGGATTTGTCATGCCAAATGCCATCAAAAACTGCAAATAGGATTTGGAGATACCACTTATATTAAGATCGTTCATATCAAAATACCAAATTGAAGCCAATTCAGCTCATTTCATCTATATCCGGTACCTTCTAGTGAAATTTGTCAAAGATATTTTATCCATAGTTTTTTCGTTCCTTCAGATTatctttaagcattttttttttaggttatCCTGCTGTTAGATTGCTTCAGGTAATATGCATTACTTATGAGATGGTGGGGGATATCCAAAACTCCATTACTTGTAATCCATCATAGATGCatacagtaggtggtttcaaaccgcctcgatcataagaatccccgttaaataacgagaacttttttaggctaaaaaaaaatacccattaattattcctgcattcacaccgccccgaaacatatccTTTGGGATAAATTCCTAAAGTTGGGAGCatgtgcagtatggtctgataagcaggcaaggcgcgagattcaaaaccactagct encodes:
- the LOC121428373 gene encoding uncharacterized protein LOC121428373; this encodes MSHRKSYSLSPEPRERLPSFTDEGTYRTHSEESEASPTLTGGSRTPGSIGGEGFKYEVGQGNVFQDVQSSGMRRATGHLDGSPLKEPIIQTNSNNACNLESYYFFDNIDTGKCEETVKDRSNFRDIFRKVLNEIRSGKSPKATPTKAARQDDITAGSRLEGGHSKMTGKQEKRRYSSQCGHNFGSESGAIDERTATNELPCAHDIDNKHVGKRDMNISSQMENTEIKSGGKYGCSSNSSEVQSVGQTVMPGNISQGNFGDGHLASTADNSCQVHPDLATDSLENYDSSSGQAKFQLGDSDKSNNNLRVSSKTSIDTDWIFGLFPSDHKQSFQSNNSHNEDVNYSDETTTGQSKRTALAEEFVQDKSNSSCSAINSAKHSACLKESKTTSSAIPIDGEGELGKDSNENDENSGNDCGRKVEQIGIVAIPDVQVSLCEDVDLVGKTESESHEKLDLGDEKQKSGGDLVVDRIQFSQVVWTVMRYLSDTALEKARRTFSVGDDQLMRIRQQQPAGAKSTNSNSNLFDSVKEEDEAAAPPPLPSSPLLPGQPAANQESAFEDVFTPNSLTETQKKARNM